One Pristiophorus japonicus isolate sPriJap1 chromosome 19, sPriJap1.hap1, whole genome shotgun sequence genomic window carries:
- the tlr21 gene encoding toll-like receptor 21 produces MVPCAGREMARVLLMLLVLGEMRPVRCLAFKKCIGHYFQKDSFTCTDMNISRLEDAVSDIPTNIRVLNISFNWIRSLPPKGLGNLTHLEDLRLDNNQLTTIDPEAFWNLSKLRLLNLSCNHLKSLNLSIFNMLPNLTSLILRHNRVAEISAESISPWKMLHLVDISYNALRNISSFITALGNLSSLRILNAQNTSLSSLEITSHFPPNLTHLLLANNSISELRTPPAFFANIVHLDLSYNRLARAEDLTLLDLPRLHSLNIQGNPLKQDEVLKAVQNLNAPLTNITLSHLQLKDLGTLQNLCEAFRQKGIHTVWLMANGLQRVSAAFTQCYTVESLDLSYNRIKKPDLFTCQGKRSNLQALNLDHNIIRDVSLCDWRPGLSQDNGSIPCLEQLRYLSFKSNHISAIRSHAFQYLINLEYLSLAINEINFINVSAFAGLTNLKHLSLTNNAIGEVFHKTFTPLQHLEVLKIRNNRIPIVYSPTYSSLTNLTTLDLGGNHIQNIKKGGFTGLRSLINLYLDRNWLPDIRAEMFEDLKSLEVLDIANNKLSFHCTHLKSPPFVHLHKLRMLKLQSQEFGLKMLPHNLFKGLEQLKTLDISNNKFVTLNTLPFHLLTHLEQLYMSNICNGVQTMHNLTFANLANLQVLFLENVGLESIRKTLFQNLTNLTTLVLRSNMIRVIREQDIPLLHNLHFLDLNFNPVACVCDNLWFQQWSRYSRVQVVRFYQYQCEVEKTKLFAEFDSSVCNDGFVAFCATAPIIFVLILMAVIYQKGKWNIHYGYYLLRAWIHEYKLQRGSSKDYQYDAFVSYNSKDEDWVFDQLLHKLEKEGPPYHQLCFHHRDFEVGKPIVENIVDAIYKSRKTICVISKNYLHSEWCSMEMQVAMYRLIDEHSDVLILVFLDEIPGHVLSSYHHLRKLVRKKTYINWPADEAGQKLFWTKLRDALKKAHPPSEEKIHCLTQYTS; encoded by the coding sequence ATGGTGCCCTGTGCTGGGAGAGAGATGGCCAGAGTCTTGCTGATGCTCTTGGTTCTCGGAGAGATGCGGCCAGTGAGATGCTTGGCTTTCAAGAAGTGCATTGGGCATTACTTTCAAAAGGACTCCTTCACCTGCACCGACATGAACATCTCTCGCCTGGAGGACGCTGTCTCAGACATTCCTACCAACATCAGGGTTCTCAACATCTCCTTCAACTGGATCAGGAGTTTACCCCCCAAAGGGTTGGGAAACCTCACACACCTGGAGGATCTGAGGCTGGACAATAATCAGCTAACCACCATCGACCCCGAGGCCTTTTGGAATCTCAGCAAGCTCCggcttctcaacctgtcctgcaatCACCTGAAGTCTCTCAACCTCAGCATCTTCAACATGCTGCCCAACCTCACCAGCTTAATCCTTCGCCACAACCGAGTGGCCGAGATATCTGCGGAAAGTATCTCACCGTGGAAGATGCTGCACCTTGTCGACATCTCTTACAACGCCTTGAGGAATATTTCCTCTTTTATCACAGCCCTTGGAAACCTTTCTAGTCTCAGAATCCTCAATGCTCAAAATACCAGCCTCAGCTCTTTGGAAATCACCTCCCATTTCCCACCCAACCTGACACACCTGCTTCTGGCCAATAACTCCATTTCTGAGCTGCGGACACCCCCTGCTTTCTTCGCTAACATTGTTCACCTGGATCTTTCCTACAACCGCCTGGCGAGAGCTGAGGATCTGACTTTGCTGGACCTGCCTCGCCTTCACTCCCTGAACATCCAAGGTAACCCCTTGAAACAAGACGAGGTTCTCAAAGCCGTCCAGAACCTCAATGCCCCGCTCACCAACATCACCCTGTCTCACCTACAGCTGAAGGACCTGGGCACTCTGCAAAATCTGTGTGAGGCCTTCCGACAGAAAGGCATCCACACTGTGTGGCTTATGGCCAATGGGCTCCAGAGGGTAAGTGCAGCCTTCACACAATGCTATACCGTTGAGTCTTTGGACTTGTCCTACAATCGGATCAAAAAGCCGGACTTATTCACCTGTCAGGGTAAACGTAGCAATCTACAAGCATTAAATCTAGACCATAATATCATTCGAGATGTCTCCTTATGTGACTGGCGACCAGGTCTGAGCCAAGATAACGGAAGTATTCCATGTTTAGAGCAACTCCGATACCTGTCCTTCAAATCCAACCACATTTCTGCTATCAGGTCTCACGCATTCCAGTATTTAATAAACTTGGAATATCTCTCCTTAGCTATTAATGAAATCAATTTCATAAACGTGAGTGCCTTTGCAGGTCTGACCAACCTGAAGCATCTGTCGCTCACCAACAACGCCATTGGTGAGGTTTTCCACAAAACCTTCACTCCCCTCCAACATCTGGAGGTCTTGAAAATCCGGAACAACAGGATTCCCATCGTCTACAGTCCAACTTATTCCAGTCTCACCAATTTAACCACACTTGATTTGGGAGGTAATCACATTCAGAATATTAAGAAGGGGGGCTTCACGGGACTCAGGTCCTTGATCAATCTTTACCTGGACAGGAACTGGCTGCCAGATATTAGGGCCGAGATGTTTGAGGATCTGAAATCGCTGGAAGTGTTGGACATCGCCAACAACAAACTGTCCTTTCATTGCACCCACCTGAAATCTCCACCATTTGTTCATCTTCACAAACTTCGAATGTTGAAGCTGCAATCTCAGGAGTTTGGTCTTAAAATGTTACCTCATAATCTGTTTAAAGGGCTTGAGCAGCTGAAGACACTCGATATTTCCAACAACAAGTTTGTAACACTCAACACTCTTCCCTTTCACCTGCTCACACATCTGGAACAGCTGTACATGAGCAACATCTGCAACGGCGTTCAGACCATGCACAACTTGACGTTTGCCAACCTGGCCAATCTTCAGGTTCTCTTCCTGGAGAACGTGGGCCTGGAGTCCATCAGGAAGACCCTCTTCCAGAATCTGACCAACCTCACCACCTTGGTGCTACGGAGCAACATGATCCGTGTGATCAGAGAGCAGGACATCCCACTCCTGCACAATCTCCACTTCCTGGACCTCAACTTTAACCCCGTCGCCTGTGTGTGTGATAACCTGTGGTTCCAGCAATGGTCACGGTACTCTCGCGTCCAGGTGGTTCGCTTCTACCAGTACCAATGCGAGGTGGAGAAGACCAAGCTATTTGCAGAGTTTGACAGCTCGGTGTGTAACGATGGGTTTGTGGCGTTTTGTGCGACCGCCCCCATCATCTTTGTCTTGATACTAATGGCGGTGATCTATCAGAAGGGAAAGTGGAACATCCACTATGGCTACTACTTACTCCGTGCTTGGATACACGAATACAAACTCCAGAGAGGCAGCAGCAAAGACTACCAGTACGATGCGTTTGTATCCTACAACTCGAAAGATGAAGACTGGGTGTTTGACCAACTCCTGCACAAGCTGGAGAAGGAAGGCCCTCCGTATCACCAACTCTGTTTCCATCACAGGGATTTCGAAGTGGGGAAACCCATCGTGGAAAATATTGTTGATGCCATCTACAAAAGCAGAAAGACCATCTGTGTCATCTCCAAGAACTACCTACACAGCGAGTGGTGCTCCATGGAGATGCAAGTGGCCATGTACAGACTCATTGATGAACACAGCGATGTCCTCATCTTGGTCTTCCTGGATGAGATCCCGGGCCACGTGCTCTCGTCCTATCACCACCTCCGGAAGCTGGTGAGAAAGAAGACCTACATTAACTGGCCTGCTGATGAGGCTGGCCAGAAGCTTTTTTGGACCAAGTTGAGAGATGCTCTCAAGAAAGCACACCCGCCTTCTGAGGAAAAGATTCATTGCCTCACCCAGTACACCAGCTAA